ACATCAATACGAAGTTTAGCTTATACTAATCGCATGCCGGGATACAAAATATTAGTGGCCGATGACGAGGTCAATATCGTCAAAATAATGGAGTTCGAGCTTAAGAAGAACGGTTACGAGGTCTTCACCGCCAACGACGGCGCCGAAGCCTTTGAACTGGCTAAGCAGAACACTCCGGACCTGATTCTCTCGGACATCATGATGCCCAAGATGGACGGGTACGAGCTATGCCAGAAGGTCAAGGAGATACCTGGGATGCGGGGCACTCCGTTCATCTTCCTGACCGCCAAGACCGGCCAAGAGAACCGCATCCAGGGCTATTTGCTGGGCGCCTCCAAGTATATCACCAAGCCCTGCAGCCGCCAGGAACTGATCAAGGCCATAGACATGCGGCTGAAACTGGCCGAACAGGCCAAGAAGCTTTTCGCCCAGAAGGCCAAGAAATTCACCGGGGACCTGTCCATCATCTCGGTCTTCAGCCTGCTGGACATGTTCTTCATCGGCAACTGGAGCGGCTACGTGGAGATGGGCTCCGGCGACGGCCACCGCGGCCTGCTGGAGATAAACGACTCCCGGATCAGCGCCTGGAACCTGGACGGAGCCAGTGATGAGGCTGCGCTGGGAAATTTGCTTTCGTGGACCCAGGGAAAGTTTGCCGCCGAGCATGTTTAAAAACCCCACAAATGCTATCACCTTAATATTTTAGGAGAAATTTTTTTATCGATTAGTAACCTTTAGATTTCTTTGTAACTTGGTATTCTTTTTACAATTGTCCTACAGGCGGAGGCACTAGCTTCAGCGGAGGCACTCCACCACTATTTGCCCGTTATATCCGGCGTGGGTTCCCTGCCGGCCTTTCACCTTGACGCATTCGCGGTCGGTGGAATTGACCGATTCAGCCCCGGTAGTTTCTAATTCGTTCAGAACCCGTTGGATCTTGGCTCTCAGCTTTTCCTTGTCGGCCAGTTCTTCAGCCATTTGTACCGGCGACGGGCTGTCTTGCTCCCGACTGTCAACGGTTTCACTTTCCCGCAGGATTTCCTCTATCCGGGCATCGATCCGGACCAGATATTTGGCGCACTTTTCTTTCGTCCAAGTGTTATTGATGGACGCATTGCCCCTGATTTTACTGCCGTCGACAAACAGGGTGTTGCCGTCAATCAGTTTCAGCTTGATGCAGAGACGGGCGCACTGCTTCAATACATTCTTCAGCGCTAGCCGGTTCTCTTTGCGAAAGCACGCAATGGTCTTGTGATCCGGGGTCAGCCCGCCCATCAGCCAGATAAACGAAACATTATGGTATAACGCCCGTTCCAGCTTGCGCGAACTGCGGTGCCCGTACGAATACCCGCTTTCGCTTCGCAAGAGCAGCGTTTTCAAGTGCCGAAGCTACAGCGCAGGCACTCCGTATACCAACAATTTCAGCATCGCCCGCGGGTCATAGGCCGGGTTCCCGATGCTTGCTTCGTCCCACTCAATCCCAAGTTCTTTTAGATTCAGCGCATCAACAAACGCATCGTATATCCGCACCGGGTCGGTTGTAGTTACATAGTCCTCGATGCACTGGGGAAACATCGTAAATTGATTGCGTTCTCCATACCGATATGCCATTGTCTGCTCCTTTTTCTATTACAGCTAATTATAGCATATTCGGCGTTTGCTGGCAGCATTTTTCTTCCCTAATTATGATACAGTCTGAAGGCGGGGGGCTTCTTGCTATACAGCCATGCCGTCGACAAAACTCCTCACCGCTTGGCCGCAGTTGCTGCCGATCTTATTCTCTTCCAACTCGCCCACCGACCGGATCACCAAAAACCCCTGCCGGTCCAAGGCCCCGGCCGTTTCTTCCATCTTTCTGTTTATCTCGTCTATATTTTCATTCAAGTCCAGATTGTTCCTGCTACCGGTGGCGGTCGGGTTGGTGGGCGTCAGCTTGACCGCAAAAAACTTTGGGTCGAATATTCTGTGCAGAACCGCCCCATCCAGCGGCCACTGGGGTTGCAGGGCAAAGTTCAAAACCACCTTCCGCTGGCCAAAGCGGTAAAACTTTTGGCCATAGCCGGCCAGTTCAGCCAATGGCATCTTGGGATAAGGCATGATGGCATCGCGCAAAGCCTCGTCGGTGGAATTGACCGAGAACTGCAGCTGAAAATCCCGGAACAGGTCCCGCACTATCAGCAGCTCGCTGAACCAGCGGCTGGAATCCTCTGGCCCGATGGTGGCGATGCAGGGAATGACTCCGGGATAAAGGCCGGATAAATCCTTCAGCGCGGTCATCACCTGGGGGTTCAGGGCCGGCTCGCCCATCCGGGCAAACTGAACTTTGAACTTGGCGCAATCGTTGGGATCTAGGCCGTTATCGGCGATCACTGTTTGGACTTGCGACAACATCTCGGCTGAACTCAAATTGCCACGGTAACTGCCCCCGGCATCGCACATCAGACAATTCACCGGGCAGCCAAGTTGGGTTGAGACAATGATCACCCACTTCCTCAGCCTGTCGCCGAGGGTGGGAGAACAGGCATCCACGAATTCCACCAGGTTATTCGGGTCGTTCCGCAGGCTGGCCACGTAGACCCGGGCCAGTTCAGGTTTGCCGGTCACTTTAACAATGTTCATTTGCTCCGATAGTTCTTATGTTTTGACCTCACCGCTTCGAAAGGCATATATTATGCATTACTCAGTGCAGTTTCCTTATCCCTCTCCTAATACTAAAATGCATTCGATATATTATCAATAATCCAATCAAAGCCGATTAAACCTTTGACGCTTTTGTGATCGTTTTCCAAAGTAACCAGGGAATCAACCAGAGTATCTTCCACCGCAGCCAGACTATTGAATACCCGGTTAGGAAACCATTTTTCTCGAATTTCATCCCAGAGATGTTCGGTTGGATTCAATTCGGGACTATCTGGCGGTAAAATGGAAAGTCGGATATTAACAGGAACGGACAGGTGGTGTGCTTGATGCCAACTGGCGCCGTCGAGGAACATGATGATATACTCTGTCGGATGCCGCTGGGATATTTCTTTCAGAAAGGTTATTGTAACATATTGACATAAGTTAAACCTTCAAGCAAGTCTCTACAGCATTTTACAGGTTTTGAGCGTATCCCTTTTTGAAAAAGAGCCCATTTTACAGGCGTTTTCAGAGATCGACTTCCAATCCCCAGACCCCCCAGGTTTCTAACCAATTGGTACTCTTTGACTAATATTGGGACACTACTGGTTTTCGTTCC
This genomic stretch from candidate division TA06 bacterium harbors:
- a CDS encoding transposase, producing MTFLKEISQRHPTEYIIMFLDGASWHQAHHLSVPVNIRLSILPPDSPELNPTEHLWDEIREKWFPNRVFNSLAAVEDTLVDSLVTLENDHKSVKGLIGFDWIIDNISNAF
- a CDS encoding response regulator, producing the protein MPGYKILVADDEVNIVKIMEFELKKNGYEVFTANDGAEAFELAKQNTPDLILSDIMMPKMDGYELCQKVKEIPGMRGTPFIFLTAKTGQENRIQGYLLGASKYITKPCSRQELIKAIDMRLKLAEQAKKLFAQKAKKFTGDLSIISVFSLLDMFFIGNWSGYVEMGSGDGHRGLLEINDSRISAWNLDGASDEAALGNLLSWTQGKFAAEHV
- a CDS encoding transposase, producing MKTLLLRSESGYSYGHRSSRKLERALYHNVSFIWLMGGLTPDHKTIACFRKENRLALKNVLKQCARLCIKLKLIDGNTLFVDGSKIRGNASINNTWTKEKCAKYLVRIDARIEEILRESETVDSREQDSPSPVQMAEELADKEKLRAKIQRVLNELETTGAESVNSTDRECVKVKGRQGTHAGYNGQIVVECLR
- a CDS encoding radical SAM protein, with translation MNIVKVTGKPELARVYVASLRNDPNNLVEFVDACSPTLGDRLRKWVIIVSTQLGCPVNCLMCDAGGSYRGNLSSAEMLSQVQTVIADNGLDPNDCAKFKVQFARMGEPALNPQVMTALKDLSGLYPGVIPCIATIGPEDSSRWFSELLIVRDLFRDFQLQFSVNSTDEALRDAIMPYPKMPLAELAGYGQKFYRFGQRKVVLNFALQPQWPLDGAVLHRIFDPKFFAVKLTPTNPTATGSRNNLDLNENIDEINRKMEETAGALDRQGFLVIRSVGELEENKIGSNCGQAVRSFVDGMAV